GAGCGAGAGCTTCGACCTCATCCTGCTCGATCTGATGATGCCCGACATCTCGGGCTACGAGGTGCTGTGCCGCCTCAAGGCGCAGCCCAACACCGCCGAAGTGCCGGTGATCATGATCTCGGCGCTGGACGACCTCGACAGCGTGATCCGATGCATCGAAGCCGGCGCCGTCGATTATCTGTTCAAGCCGTTCGATGCGACGCTGCTGCGCGCGCGCATCGGCGCAAGCCTCGAGAACAAGCTGTTGCGGGATCGCGAAAAGCTCATGGTCGAGGAGTTACGCCGCGAAAAGGCGCGGTCCGAGGATTTGCTGCTGTCGATCCTGCCGCGCTCGGTGGTCGATCGCATCAACGCCGGCGAGACGATGATCGCCGATCATGTCGAGACCGTCAGCATCCTGTTCGCGGACCTTGTGGGCTTCACCCAGATGGCCGGCCGCCAGACGCCAGCCGAGCTCGTGAAATTTCTGAACTCGGTGTTCTCGGCCTTCGACGCGCTGTCGACGGAATTCGGCGCCGAGAAGATCAAGACCATCGGCGACGCCTACATGGCGGCATTCGGCCTGCCCGATCCGAGGCCCGATCACGTGGAAGCCGCCGTGCTTCAGGCCCGCGCCATGCTGAAAGAGATCGACCGGTTTCCCACGCCCGACGGCGTGCAGATGAAATTGCGCGTCGGCATCCACACGGGTCCGGCGGTGGCCGGCATCATCGGCCAGCGCAAGTTCGCGTTCGATGTCTGGGGCACGACCGTCAATATCGCGAGCCGCATGGAATCGCTCGGAGAGCCAGGCCGCGTGCATGTGAGCGAAGCGGTGGCGCGGGCGCTCGAAGGCCGCTTCCCGTTCGTCGATCGCGGACTGATCGACGTGAAGGGTGCAGGCCGGATGCGGACGTTCTTTCTCGGAGACGCACGCGACTCTCACCCCGCCTCATCCTGAGGAGCACGAGTGAAGCGAGTGCGTCTCGAAGGATGGGGCGGCCTCGTGCTTCGAGACGCCGCGCTCCGCGCGGCTCCTCAGCATGAGGCCGGGAGAGAACGGCGCGAGTCGCGAAGACTTAATCCTTCGCGCGCTCGACGTAGGAGCCGTCTTCGGTCATCACCACGATGCGGGTGCCGGGGCCGATGAACGGCGGCACGTTGGAGCGCACGCCGTTCGACAGCGTCGCGGGCTTGTAGGACGACGACGCGGTCTGTCCCTTGGTCACCGGCTCGGTATCGACCACCTCGAGCACGACCTTCTGCGGCAGCTGGATCGCGACGGCGTTGCCCTCGTGGATGCTCAGCATCACCTTCATCTCCGGCTGGAGATAGGCGGCGCCGTCACCGACCAGTTCGTCCTGCAGGGTGATCTGGTCATAGTTCTCCGAGTTCATGAAGTGGAAGCCCTCGGCGTCATTGTAGAGGAACGTGTGCTCACGATCCTCGACCACCGCGCGCTCGACCTGCTCGACGGTCTTGTAGCGCTGCGAGATCTTCACGCCGTCGCTGATGCGGCGCATGTCGATCTGGGTGGTCGGCGTGCCCTTGCCGGGGTGGAAGCTTTCGGCGGTCAGAACGACGCAAAGCTTGCCGTCGATATCGAGAACATTGCCCTTGCGGACGGAGCTGGCGATAACCTTCACAGATGCTATTCCTTTGTTGGCGTCCCGGGCCAAATCCTTAACGGCCAGCCCCGTGATTTCGGGCCGCACCATACTGATCCTGGCTCGCTTCGCCAGCCCCTTTCGTGCCCGGCGGAGGCCCTAAATCCATGAGACCCACATGACCGGCCCCTCCCCCTGGTGGGACCGCGACCGCTATGCCGAGCAGCGGCCGTTTCTGCTGGCTCGCGGCCGGATCCTGTCTGCCCTGAGAGAGTGGTTCCGCCGGCGCGGCTTTCTAGAGGCCGAGACGCCGGCCCTCCAGGTTTCGCCCGGCAACGAGGTGCATTTGCATGCCTTCGCCACCGAATTGGTGACGCCCGGCGGCGGCCGCAACCCGCTCTACCTGCACACCTCACCGGAATTCACCTGCAAGAAGCTCCTCGCTGCAGGCGAAGCCCGGGTGTTCAGCGTGGGTCATGTGTTCCGCAATCGCGAGCGCGGCCCGCTGCACCATCCGGAATTCACCATGCTGGAATGGTACCGGACCAATGAGCCCTATGAGGCCTTGATGGAGGATTGCGCCGCGATCCTCGTCGAGGCCGCCAAGGCCGCGGGCGCACTCCGGTTGGAATGGAAGGGTAAAAGCGTCGATCCCTACGCCAAGCCCGAGCGGCTGAGCGTTGCCGACGCGTTCCAGCGCTTCGCCGGCATCGATCTCCTGGCCACGCTCGGCGCGGCCGAACCCGACCGCGACAAGCTCGCCGCGGCGGCCCATGCGGCCGGCATCCAGACCGCGGGCGACGACACCTGGTCCGACATCTTCAGCCGCATCCTGGTCGAGCGCATCGAGCCGCAATTGGGCATCGGCCACGCCGTGCTGCTCGACCGCTACCCGCTCCCCGAGGCCGCTTGGGCGCAGCCTGACGCCGACCCGCGGCTCGCCCGCCGCTTCGAGCTCTATGCCTGCGGCGTCGAACTCGCCAACGGCTTCGCCGAGCTGACCGACGCGAAGGAGCAGCAGCGGCGGTTCGAGGAGGCCATGGCCGAGCGGCGCCGGCGCTACGGCGAGGACTACCCGATCGACCATGACTTCCTCGCAGCGCTGGCGCAGATGCCGCCGGCAAGCGGCATTGCGCTCGGCCTCGACCGGCTGGTGATGCTCGCCACGGGAGCCACGCGGATCGAGCAGGTGCTCTGGGCCCCGGTCGCGGGCGACGACCGCTGAAGCATGCCGTCGCATTGACTCGGGGGCCGTGCCCACTAGGGTGCGCGCCGCTGAACAGTTTGTGGGAGGAACGGATGTTGCGTGGCGTGATCAAGACCTTGGCGGTGGCAGCGATGGCGGCCAGCCTCGCGCTTCCGGCAGCGGCGCAAACCTACCCCTCGCAGAACATCAATTTGTACGTCGCCTTTCCGGCCGGCGGCCTTGCCGACATCATCGCCCGGTTGGTCTCGAGCAAGCTCGACGTCCGCCTGAAGCAGAGCGTCGTGGTCGAGAATCGTCCCGGCGCCGGCGGCAACATCGCCGCAAAGGCTGTCGCGAATGCGGCGCCGGACGGCTACACGCTGCTCGCCACCACCTCGGGCCTTGCCGCCAATCTCACGGCGTCGAAGAGCCGCGGCTTCGAGCAGAGCGATCTCCGCCCGATCGCCTTCGTCGCCTTCAGCCCCGACGTGATCGCGGTGAACCCGAGCAATCCGGCGAAGGACCTCAAGGAGTTCATCGCCAACGCGAAGGAAAAGAGCTTCACCTACGGCAGCGCCGGTGTCGGCACCGGCCCGCAGATCGGCGCCGAATATTTCTTCCAGGAGGTCGCCAAGGTGAAATACGTCCACGTGCCGTTCCAAGGCGGCCCGCCGGCGATCACCGCGACGCTCGGCAACCACGTCGACGCGCTGGTGCTGACGCTGCCGCCGACGGTGCCGCAAATCCTGCAAGGCAAGCTCCGCGGCCTCGGCGTCGCGAGCGACAAGCGCAACACCGCGATCCCGGACGTGCCAACCTATGGCGAGATGGGTTTCCCGAATGTCTATTCGGGATCGTGGGTGGCGTTCTTCGCGCCCGGCAAGACGCCCGACGCGATCATCGCCAAGCTCAACACCGAGATCAACGCGCTGATGGCCGAGCCGGATTCGCTCGAGAAGCTCAAGCAGAACGGCTTCGATCCGGTGGTGAAGAACGTTGCCGAGTCGGAGGCCTACTACAAGAGCGAGGTCGCGAGCTGGGCCAAGATGGTCAACGCGATCGGCTTCTCGAACTGAGGCTGTCGGCCTGGACGTTGGGCGCCCGAGGGCGCACATAGGCGCAAGCAACCCAAGGCTTCGCCATGAACGTCGCCCCGAAAACGCTCCGTCAGCTCTCCGACGTCGAGGCCGCCGGCCTCGCCACGGCCGAGCAGCGCGCCGCGCTGGAAAAAGTCGCGGCGCAATACGCCATCGCGATCACACCTTCGATCGAAGGCCTGATCGACCGCGCCGATCCGCATGATCCGATTGCGCGGCAGTTCGTGCCCGACGCGGCCGAGCTCACCACCGTGCCGCAAGAGCGTGCCGATCCGATTGGCGATGACGCGCACAGCCCGCTTCCCGGCATCGTGCATCGCTATCCCGACCGGGTGCTGCTCAAGCTCACCCATGTCTGCGCGGTCTATTGCCGCTTCTGCTTCCGCCGCGAGATGGTCGGCCCCGGCGCCGAGCCACTCACCGCGCAACAACGCGACGCGGCACTCGGCTATATCGCGGCGCATCCGGAGATCTGGGAGGTCATCTTCACCGGCGGCGACCCGCTGGTGCTCTCGCCGCGCCGGATCAAAGAGGTGATGACGCGGCTGGCCGCGATCGATCACGTCAAGGTGGTGCGCGTGCACACGCGCGTGCCGGTCGCCGAGCCGTCCCGCATCACGCCCGCGCTCGTGAAGGCTTTGAAGATCAAGGGCAAGGCCACCTATGTCGTGCTGCACGCCAACCACGCCCGCGAACTGACCGATGCGGCGCGCGAAGCCTGCGATCGCTTCATCGATTCCGGCATTCCGATGCTGAGCCAGTCGGTGCTGCTCAACGGCGTCAACGACGATCCGCAGACGCTCGGCGCGCTGATGCGCAAGCTCGTCGAATGCCGCATCAAGCCGTACTATCTGCACCACGGCGATCTCGCGCCCGGCACCTCGCACCTGCGCACCTCGATCGACCGCGGCCAGGACTTGATGCGCGCGTTGCGCGGGCGCTACTCGGGTTTGTGCCAGCCCGAATACGTGCTCGACATTCCGGGTGGCCATGGCAAATCGCCGATCGGTCCGAACTACCTTGCGCCGGATGGCGCCGGCGGGTGGCGCGTCGAAGACTTCAACGGAGCATCGCATTGCTATCCGCCGAAGACGTGATCCGCATCCTCGAACTCAAACCACATCCGGAAGGTGGACATTATCGCGAGACCTTCCGCGACAGTCAGACCATCGACGGCACCCGCGCCGCCTCGACCGCGATCTACTTTTTGCTGAAGCGCGGCGAGCGATCGCATTGGCACCGGGTCGACGCCGCCGAGGCTTGGCATTGGCACGCCGGCAGCCCGCTGGAACTGCAGATCAACAACGGCCGCGGTGCCGAATTATTCCGATTGGGGCCGGACCTGGCGATCGGCGAGCGACCGCAGGCGGTGGTGCCGGCGCGCGCCTGGCAGGCAGCCGAGACCCTGGGCGATTGGACGCTGGTCGGGTGCACCGTCGCGCCGGGTTTTCGCTTCGAAGGCTTCGAACTCGCCGCCCCGGGCTGGAGCCCGTCCTGAATCCGTTGCCCGGCGGCCACAAAGAGGCACAAACCTGGGCAACCCGCGGAGTAATGCTGGGCGGTTCCGTCCGGTTCCCATAGATTTGGCGTGCACAAGGTACCCGGCACAACCGGGCGGGCTGGACTGGGAATGGGAATGGGGCGAGTGCGTCAGCGGGCTGCGTTGCGGCGGTCGGTGTCCGGCCGCTTTTTGGCATTGGCCGCGCTACTGGCCTTCGCCCTCCTCGCCACCGGCAATGAGGCGCGCGCTGACTGTCAGCCAACCGCCGCCGACGGTGTCACCATCAATTGCACCACCGTTGGTGGAACGCAGACCACCCAGGTCGGCACCGGCAACGAGAACAACGTCACCGTCAATGTGCAGAACGGCGCGACAATCGACGTCTCGGCAAATTCTGGCGCCAGCGGCATCAACTTGAACGGTGGCAACACAATTACGAATAATGGAACCATCGCTGCCGACGGCTTCGGTGCCGCCGGCATTTTCGTCAACGACCATAATCTCATCACCAATAACGGGACCATTAACGCGACCGGCGGTGCGACCGGCATCAACGCGTTCAACGGCAACACCATCATCAACAACGGCACCATCCGCGTCGACGACTTCGGAGCCGGCATCAGCGTCTGCTGCGACAACACTGTCGTGAACAACGGCAATATCATTGGCGGTGACAGCACGGCCGGCATCGAAGCCGGCGATCACACCAACATCACCAACAACGGCACCATCAAGGTGGGGAGCGGCGGCAGCTACGGCATCGTCGGCGGCGGCTCTGGCGGCAACGCCACGATCGTGAACAACGGCACGATCATCGCCGGTGATGGCAGCAATGGCATCGCCGCTGAATCTGGCTACAACATCGTCAACACCGGAACGATTTCAGTCGGCGCAGGCGGCGCAGGCATTCTCGTCGACGGCGGCACGAACATTGTCAATTCGGGACTGATCCGCACCGATGTGGGCGGCGTTGGCGTCGTGTTCAACACGCGTGGCTTTGACACCACACCGAACACGCTGACCAACAACGGCAGCATCATTGCCACGACCGCCCCGGGCCTCGCGATCCTTGGCGTCGACAACAACACCGTTGTCAACAACGGCTATATTCAAGGCACGATTTTGCTGCTGGGCAGCGGCAACTCCCTCACGAACAACGGCTATCTGATCGCGGGCGATCCGGCCGCCTACGCCAGCACCGGACCAAGCGGAGTATCCATTGGCGGCACGCTGACCAACGGCCCGGCCGGAACATTCGCCATTCGCGTCGACCCGACCAGCAGCGACAGTTTTGTCGCCGATACCGTTCAATTGAACGGCCGCTTGCAGATGGTCGTCACGCCCGGCCTCTATAGCGCGACAACAACGTATTCACAGGTGGTCTTCGTTTGCGGCTGTGGCGGCGGAAACCTGACCGGCACGTTCTCAAACGTGGTGTCATCCTCGCCGTTCTTCACGGCCACGGCCGATTACTCGATCGCCGGCGAGGTGGACGTCACATTGAACCGCATCGGGTTCGGCAGCGTGCCCGGCATGACGCCGAACCAGCGCGCGGTCGGCAACGTCCTCGAGCCGGGATATTCCACCAACCTCACCGGCAACGCCGCGACGTTCTACAGCAACCTGCTCGCCGTCACTTCGCTCAAGGCCCTCGACAACCTGTCCGGTGAAGGCATCAGCGGCGCACAGAACGCGGCCTTCGTGACCGGATCGCAGTTCAACAACGCGATGCAGACCCAGGGCCTGTTCGCGCCCGACCTTGGCGGGCTGAGCGTCGTCATCCCGCCTCCGCAATATGCCGCCACGCGCGTCGCTGCGGGCCACGACGCCTTCGCCTCGTTCGACAAAGCGCCGACCATGACCCCTCAGCCCGGCCGCTTCCGCATCTGGACCGCAGCCTTCGGCGCCAACCAGTCGCTGCACGGCGAGGCCGACACCGGAAGCTCGGGTCAGTCGGTGCGCAGCGCCGGCGGCATGCTCGGCATCGACTGGCAGGCCGCGTGGGACCTGCGGGTCGGCTTCGCGGCCGGCGGCAGCGAATCGATGTTCTCGGCATCGAGCCTTGCGACCAGCGGCCGGATGACCGGCGGCCATGTCGGCGCCTTTGCGATCAAGACTTGGGGCGCCTATTACGCCGCGGCGACGGTGAGCTACGCCCACTTCGACAATTCGACCACCCGCACCATTCTGGGTGTCGGCTCGACCGAGACGGCCTCCGGCCGCTTTGACAGCGACCAGCTCGCCGCGCGCTTCGAGCTTGGCTGGAAGCAGACCTATGGCCGCGTCAACGTCACGCCCTTCGTCGCGGTCGAACCCGCCGTGCTGTGGCAGCGCGGCTTCACCGAAACCGGCGCCAACGTGCTGGGGCTATCCGTCGCCTCGCACACCGCGACCTCGCTGCCGACCTTCGTCGGCGTGCAGGTCGACGGCCGCCTCGTCACGCCGCAAGGCCTGGTGTTCGCGCCCTATTCGCGCGTGTCGTGGGTGCACGAGTTCGAGCCGGATCGCCGTGTGACCGCGGGCTTCATCACCCTGCCCGGCACCAACTTCACGGTGGACGGCGCGCGCGCCGCAAGCGACTCGGGACGGCTCGATTTCGGCGGCAAGCTGTATCTCCCCGGCGGCTCGGCGCTGTTCGCCAACTTCGCCGGCGAATGGTCGGACCGCACCGAGACCTATTCGGCGACCGGCGGCTTCCGCGCCACCTGGTAGAGCGTCAGTTCGGCTCGATGCCGGCGTCGCGGACGAACCCGCCCCAGCGGTCCAGCTCGGTCTTCACATAGGCCGGCATCTCCGACGCCCGGAGATACGACGGCTCGAGCCCGAGCGCGCGCAGCGTGTCCTGCATCGCGGTCTCGTTCATGATCTCGGCCGTGGTTCGATCAAGCGTCGCAATCACGTCCTTCGGCAGGTTGGCGGGACCGAACAACCCGGTCCAATAGCTGAGGTCGAAATCCTTGAAGCCGGCCTCCTGCATGGTCGGCACGTCGGGCAGCAGCGCCGAACGCTTGGCCGACGAGATGACCAGCGCCCGGGCCTTGCCGCTGGTGACGTTGGACAGGGCGGCGGCCACATCGACGAACGTCATGGTGATGGTGCCGGCGATCACGTCGGTCATGGCCTGCGGCGTGGCGCGATAAGGCACCCGGGTGATGTCGACGCCCATCACCTTCTTGATCGTCTCGCTCGCGATCTGCGACCCGGCGTTCGGCGCTCCGTAAGTGAGCTTGCCGGGATTGGCCTTGGCAGCGGCAATGAGATCGGCCACCGACTTGTACGGGCTGTCCGGCAGGACCAGCAGCACCGCGCCGGCGGTCGCGAGCCGCGCGATCGGCGTGAAGTCCTTGATCGGATCGTACTTGATGGACTTGGAGAGGTGCGGATTGGCGGAGTGCGTGCCGTTGCCGCCGAACATCAGCGTGTAGCCATCGTTCGGCTGTCGCGCGGCATATTCGGCGCCCGTGATGGCGTTGGCGCCGGGGCGGTTCTCAACGGTGAACGACTTGCCGAGTTTTGCGCTGAGCCCCGTCGCCAGCACCCGCGCCATGATGTCGGTGCCGCTGCCCGCGGCCAGCGGCACGATGATCGTCACGTTGCGGCTTGGATAGCTGTCTTGTGCGCTTGCGATCTGGGACCAGGCGCAAACCGCGAAACCCAGCAGGGCGATCAGACGTCGAACCATTGAAACCTCATGCGCGTTGCCCGGCGACCTGCCGGACAAGCAAATCTTACACCGGATCGAAATAGTCCTCGGGACTGATCGTCTCGATGCCCAGGAAACGCCTGCGGCGGAACGTCTCTTTCATGGCGAGCGGTGCGGTCGCATCGAGGCCGATCTTGCCACGATGCACGGCGCGCACATCGGCGCGGGGAAAGCCCGCAGCGTTCTCGATCCGGACGATACCGGTGTCGGGCCGGTGCCGGGTGTGGATCGCCCACAGCACATCCTGCGGATCGTGCGGATCCACATCGGCATCGACCACGACGACGAGCTTCATCCAGAGGTGCGCGGCGAGCGCCGCCTCCAGCACGGCCTTCGGCTGCAAATCATCGGTCTTCGCAAGGCTGATGACGCAGCCGAAAATATGCCCCGGGAAGCCGATGTCCCGAATGTCCGCCAACGGCGCGACCTTCTTCCAGACATCGACCATCAGCGGCACGCCGAGCAACACGGTGTCCTCAGAACCGCCTGCCAGGATCACATGATAGATCGCGTCGCGCCGGCGCGTGATGGCACTGACCTTCAGCACATGATTGGGACCGACCTCGACATAGCCGTCGGTGAACTCGCCGAACGGACCTTCGGCTTCGCGAACATGGGGCAGCACGTGACCTTCGATCACAAACTCGGCGTCGGCCGGCACATCCAGCGGCACGGTCTTGGCGCGGACGAGCCGCAACGGTTCGCGCTGCCAGCCGCCCGCAGTGCGATACTCGTCGGCCTCGATCGGAATTTTCGACGCGGCGCTGAGCATCAGCGCCGGCGGCGCCCCGATCACGACCGCGACCGGCATCGGCTCGCCGCTCTCTTCGGCGACCCTCTGATACTGGCCGAGGTGCTGCGGCGGCATCATCCGCACGCGGGTGTGGTCGCCGCCTGCGAGCTGGATCCGGTTCCAGGAGGCGTTGACGATGCCCGTCGTCGGGTGCCTGGCGATGCAGATGCCCGCGCTGATATAGGCGCCGGCGTCGCGCTCGGAATGCACCACCTGCGGAATGTCGCGCGCGACATCGAAGCCCGAGGTTTGGACCACCTCATGCACGGGCGCGTCCGATACGATCATCGGATCGAGCTGGGCCAATCCCAAGGCGAGCAGCGAGGGCAGCAGCGTTTGCGGCTCGAGTCCGAGCGCCAGCGCCAGCACCTCGCGACGGCCGAGGATATTGGTCGCGACCGGCGACGGGCTTCCGGCGACCGCCGTGAACAGCAAGGGCTCGTTGCCGGCCTTCTGCACCGCGCGCATCACGGCAATCAGTTCGTGACGCGGATCGACCGGGCGTGAAATCGAGCGCAGCGTGCCGCTGCGCTCGAGCGAGTCGATCAGACTGCGGAAGGACGTCAGAGCCGGCACGGCGACACGTCTGGATTCCTGCTGCGCCCGGCTGCGCTGCCCTATACGAAATACTGCCCGCCGTTGGCGGTCAGCGTCGAGCCGGTGATCAGGCCGGCATCGTCGGAAGCCAGGAACACCACGCAGCGCGCGATCTCCTCCGGCTCACCGAGCCGGCCGATGGGGATTTGCGGCAGGATGTTCTTTTCCAGCACATCCTTCGGCACCGCCTGCACCATCTCGGTGTTGATGTAGCCCGGTGCAATCGCATTGACCGTGATGCCGGCGCGGGCGCTCTCCTGCGCCAGCGCCTTGGTGAAACCAAGCTCGCCGGCTTTCGCCGCCGAATAGTTGCACTGGCCGAGCTGGCCCTTCTGACCGTTGATCGAGGAGATGTTGACGATGCGTCCGAACTTGCGCTCACGCATGCCCT
The Rhodoplanes sp. Z2-YC6860 genome window above contains:
- a CDS encoding lysine-2,3-aminomutase-like protein, which translates into the protein MNVAPKTLRQLSDVEAAGLATAEQRAALEKVAAQYAIAITPSIEGLIDRADPHDPIARQFVPDAAELTTVPQERADPIGDDAHSPLPGIVHRYPDRVLLKLTHVCAVYCRFCFRREMVGPGAEPLTAQQRDAALGYIAAHPEIWEVIFTGGDPLVLSPRRIKEVMTRLAAIDHVKVVRVHTRVPVAEPSRITPALVKALKIKGKATYVVLHANHARELTDAAREACDRFIDSGIPMLSQSVLLNGVNDDPQTLGALMRKLVECRIKPYYLHHGDLAPGTSHLRTSIDRGQDLMRALRGRYSGLCQPEYVLDIPGGHGKSPIGPNYLAPDGAGGWRVEDFNGASHCYPPKT
- a CDS encoding adenylate/guanylate cyclase domain-containing protein, which encodes MNAGNDGDHARRVQRALLAHLRQEFIAPAAAIIGYTDILIEDARHLTLDAYLSDLDRIRSAGNALHMLLQSVLAHEHTDDTVIFDQSKLRHDLRTPINAIKGYGEMLVEDAAAGNHDVLLADLDKLLSAADGMLKRIDALVDFRGDSAEGSGLRPHAGIGGVVEAVRAIRTVNAGPVGSNARGRILVVDDNPSNRELLGRQLMRAGHIIAEAEDGHAALSKVESESFDLILLDLMMPDISGYEVLCRLKAQPNTAEVPVIMISALDDLDSVIRCIEAGAVDYLFKPFDATLLRARIGASLENKLLRDREKLMVEELRREKARSEDLLLSILPRSVVDRINAGETMIADHVETVSILFADLVGFTQMAGRQTPAELVKFLNSVFSAFDALSTEFGAEKIKTIGDAYMAAFGLPDPRPDHVEAAVLQARAMLKEIDRFPTPDGVQMKLRVGIHTGPAVAGIIGQRKFAFDVWGTTVNIASRMESLGEPGRVHVSEAVARALEGRFPFVDRGLIDVKGAGRMRTFFLGDARDSHPASS
- a CDS encoding cupin domain-containing protein, with the protein product MIRILELKPHPEGGHYRETFRDSQTIDGTRAASTAIYFLLKRGERSHWHRVDAAEAWHWHAGSPLELQINNGRGAELFRLGPDLAIGERPQAVVPARAWQAAETLGDWTLVGCTVAPGFRFEGFELAAPGWSPS
- the phbB gene encoding acetoacetyl-CoA reductase codes for the protein MARVAVVTGGTRGIGAAISKALKAAGYKVAANYAGNDEAAQKFKAETGINVYKWDVSSFDSCAAGLKQVEADLGPVEIVVNNAGITRDATLHRMKPDQWTAVINTNLNSLFNMCRNVIEGMRERKFGRIVNISSINGQKGQLGQCNYSAAKAGELGFTKALAQESARAGITVNAIAPGYINTEMVQAVPKDVLEKNILPQIPIGRLGEPEEIARCVVFLASDDAGLITGSTLTANGGQYFV
- the epmA gene encoding EF-P lysine aminoacylase EpmA; its protein translation is MTGPSPWWDRDRYAEQRPFLLARGRILSALREWFRRRGFLEAETPALQVSPGNEVHLHAFATELVTPGGGRNPLYLHTSPEFTCKKLLAAGEARVFSVGHVFRNRERGPLHHPEFTMLEWYRTNEPYEALMEDCAAILVEAAKAAGALRLEWKGKSVDPYAKPERLSVADAFQRFAGIDLLATLGAAEPDRDKLAAAAHAAGIQTAGDDTWSDIFSRILVERIEPQLGIGHAVLLDRYPLPEAAWAQPDADPRLARRFELYACGVELANGFAELTDAKEQQRRFEEAMAERRRRYGEDYPIDHDFLAALAQMPPASGIALGLDRLVMLATGATRIEQVLWAPVAGDDR
- a CDS encoding Bug family tripartite tricarboxylate transporter substrate binding protein — translated: MLRGVIKTLAVAAMAASLALPAAAQTYPSQNINLYVAFPAGGLADIIARLVSSKLDVRLKQSVVVENRPGAGGNIAAKAVANAAPDGYTLLATTSGLAANLTASKSRGFEQSDLRPIAFVAFSPDVIAVNPSNPAKDLKEFIANAKEKSFTYGSAGVGTGPQIGAEYFFQEVAKVKYVHVPFQGGPPAITATLGNHVDALVLTLPPTVPQILQGKLRGLGVASDKRNTAIPDVPTYGEMGFPNVYSGSWVAFFAPGKTPDAIIAKLNTEINALMAEPDSLEKLKQNGFDPVVKNVAESEAYYKSEVASWAKMVNAIGFSN
- a CDS encoding autotransporter outer membrane beta-barrel domain-containing protein, yielding MRQRAALRRSVSGRFLALAALLAFALLATGNEARADCQPTAADGVTINCTTVGGTQTTQVGTGNENNVTVNVQNGATIDVSANSGASGINLNGGNTITNNGTIAADGFGAAGIFVNDHNLITNNGTINATGGATGINAFNGNTIINNGTIRVDDFGAGISVCCDNTVVNNGNIIGGDSTAGIEAGDHTNITNNGTIKVGSGGSYGIVGGGSGGNATIVNNGTIIAGDGSNGIAAESGYNIVNTGTISVGAGGAGILVDGGTNIVNSGLIRTDVGGVGVVFNTRGFDTTPNTLTNNGSIIATTAPGLAILGVDNNTVVNNGYIQGTILLLGSGNSLTNNGYLIAGDPAAYASTGPSGVSIGGTLTNGPAGTFAIRVDPTSSDSFVADTVQLNGRLQMVVTPGLYSATTTYSQVVFVCGCGGGNLTGTFSNVVSSSPFFTATADYSIAGEVDVTLNRIGFGSVPGMTPNQRAVGNVLEPGYSTNLTGNAATFYSNLLAVTSLKALDNLSGEGISGAQNAAFVTGSQFNNAMQTQGLFAPDLGGLSVVIPPPQYAATRVAAGHDAFASFDKAPTMTPQPGRFRIWTAAFGANQSLHGEADTGSSGQSVRSAGGMLGIDWQAAWDLRVGFAAGGSESMFSASSLATSGRMTGGHVGAFAIKTWGAYYAAATVSYAHFDNSTTRTILGVGSTETASGRFDSDQLAARFELGWKQTYGRVNVTPFVAVEPAVLWQRGFTETGANVLGLSVASHTATSLPTFVGVQVDGRLVTPQGLVFAPYSRVSWVHEFEPDRRVTAGFITLPGTNFTVDGARAASDSGRLDFGGKLYLPGGSALFANFAGEWSDRTETYSATGGFRATW
- a CDS encoding UbiD family decarboxylase, which produces MPALTSFRSLIDSLERSGTLRSISRPVDPRHELIAVMRAVQKAGNEPLLFTAVAGSPSPVATNILGRREVLALALGLEPQTLLPSLLALGLAQLDPMIVSDAPVHEVVQTSGFDVARDIPQVVHSERDAGAYISAGICIARHPTTGIVNASWNRIQLAGGDHTRVRMMPPQHLGQYQRVAEESGEPMPVAVVIGAPPALMLSAASKIPIEADEYRTAGGWQREPLRLVRAKTVPLDVPADAEFVIEGHVLPHVREAEGPFGEFTDGYVEVGPNHVLKVSAITRRRDAIYHVILAGGSEDTVLLGVPLMVDVWKKVAPLADIRDIGFPGHIFGCVISLAKTDDLQPKAVLEAALAAHLWMKLVVVVDADVDPHDPQDVLWAIHTRHRPDTGIVRIENAAGFPRADVRAVHRGKIGLDATAPLAMKETFRRRRFLGIETISPEDYFDPV
- the efp gene encoding elongation factor P; the protein is MKVIASSVRKGNVLDIDGKLCVVLTAESFHPGKGTPTTQIDMRRISDGVKISQRYKTVEQVERAVVEDREHTFLYNDAEGFHFMNSENYDQITLQDELVGDGAAYLQPEMKVMLSIHEGNAVAIQLPQKVVLEVVDTEPVTKGQTASSSYKPATLSNGVRSNVPPFIGPGTRIVVMTEDGSYVERAKD
- a CDS encoding Bug family tripartite tricarboxylate transporter substrate binding protein, yielding MVRRLIALLGFAVCAWSQIASAQDSYPSRNVTIIVPLAAGSGTDIMARVLATGLSAKLGKSFTVENRPGANAITGAEYAARQPNDGYTLMFGGNGTHSANPHLSKSIKYDPIKDFTPIARLATAGAVLLVLPDSPYKSVADLIAAAKANPGKLTYGAPNAGSQIASETIKKVMGVDITRVPYRATPQAMTDVIAGTITMTFVDVAAALSNVTSGKARALVISSAKRSALLPDVPTMQEAGFKDFDLSYWTGLFGPANLPKDVIATLDRTTAEIMNETAMQDTLRALGLEPSYLRASEMPAYVKTELDRWGGFVRDAGIEPN